The following proteins come from a genomic window of Chlamydiales bacterium:
- the thrS gene encoding threonine--tRNA ligase: protein MIQVKYKDELVELPENSTAQDLAKKFHQTAPEQALAASINGVTVDLSHSLQHGDEVILWNFSDPIGKEVYWHSSAHILAQAVLRLYPEAKLTIGPPIANGFYYDFANLHISEDQFEKIEKEMENILQQNYITQREVLPNKEAALKIFGNNKYKVELIQGFKDSQLTLYRQGEFYDLCRGPHIPYLGKVKAVKILKNSGAYWRGDSSREMLCRIYGITFPHKKMLREYLQKIEEAKKRDHKILGPKLDLFSHREEAPGMPLIHPKGLLIWTALLDYWRELHEKAGYFEIKTPLMMSQELWERSGHWQNYRHNMYTSAVEERIFAIKPMNCPGCMLYYKTDMHSYREFPLRIAEIGHVHRHEASGAISGLMRVRSFHQDDAHIFMEPHQIENEIVNLLHLVDQIYTTFGLNYHLELSTRPTEGTIGTDEQWDHATLSLQRALEKHQKAFKVNPGDGAFYGPKIDLHICDTLERTWQCGTIQVDMALPERFNLEYIDSHGNRKRPIMIHRALYGSIERFLGILIEHFAGKFPLWMSPRQVRIIPVADRHLDYGLMLKNHFLAAGFHCELDNSHESVSKKIRLAQIEKVNYMLTIGDQEISHQTMTLRTRDNVIHGEISLERLLEAMNQEKANRALLSPWRQE from the coding sequence ATGATTCAAGTGAAATATAAAGATGAGCTTGTTGAGCTGCCTGAAAATAGTACTGCTCAAGATTTAGCAAAAAAATTTCATCAGACAGCCCCCGAACAAGCGCTTGCCGCCTCTATCAATGGTGTAACCGTTGATCTCTCTCACTCGCTTCAACATGGAGATGAGGTCATCTTATGGAATTTTTCTGATCCTATAGGTAAAGAAGTCTATTGGCATAGCTCAGCCCATATCCTTGCTCAAGCTGTTTTACGTCTCTATCCGGAAGCGAAACTCACGATTGGCCCCCCTATTGCAAATGGATTTTACTACGACTTTGCCAATCTTCATATCTCTGAAGATCAATTTGAGAAAATTGAAAAGGAGATGGAAAATATTCTCCAACAAAATTACATCACTCAACGTGAAGTGCTCCCAAATAAGGAGGCAGCTTTAAAAATATTTGGTAATAATAAATATAAAGTCGAACTTATTCAAGGATTTAAAGACTCTCAATTGACTCTCTATCGACAAGGCGAGTTTTATGATCTTTGTAGAGGACCTCATATTCCTTACCTTGGGAAGGTCAAAGCAGTGAAAATTCTTAAGAATTCTGGAGCTTATTGGCGTGGTGATTCCTCTCGTGAAATGCTTTGTCGTATCTATGGAATCACATTTCCGCATAAAAAGATGTTGAGGGAATATCTTCAAAAAATCGAAGAAGCAAAAAAACGCGATCACAAAATCCTTGGGCCCAAACTTGATCTTTTTTCACATAGAGAAGAAGCTCCAGGTATGCCACTGATTCACCCCAAAGGTCTCTTGATTTGGACTGCTCTACTCGATTACTGGAGAGAGCTTCATGAAAAAGCAGGTTATTTCGAAATCAAAACTCCCTTGATGATGAGTCAGGAACTTTGGGAACGTTCTGGTCATTGGCAAAACTATCGCCATAATATGTACACTTCGGCAGTAGAAGAACGCATTTTTGCGATTAAACCTATGAATTGTCCTGGTTGTATGCTCTACTATAAAACAGACATGCATAGTTATCGTGAGTTTCCTCTGAGAATTGCTGAAATTGGCCATGTGCATAGACATGAAGCATCAGGAGCGATTTCAGGACTCATGCGTGTCAGAAGCTTTCATCAAGACGATGCCCATATTTTTATGGAACCTCATCAAATTGAAAATGAAATCGTCAATCTCCTTCACCTAGTGGATCAAATCTACACGACTTTTGGCCTCAATTATCATCTTGAACTCTCTACACGCCCAACAGAAGGGACCATTGGAACAGATGAACAATGGGATCATGCGACTTTATCTTTACAACGTGCACTTGAAAAACATCAAAAAGCCTTTAAAGTGAACCCTGGAGACGGGGCCTTTTATGGTCCTAAAATTGACTTGCATATTTGCGATACTTTGGAGCGAACTTGGCAATGTGGGACGATTCAAGTAGACATGGCGTTACCAGAACGTTTTAATTTAGAGTATATCGACTCTCATGGGAATAGAAAACGTCCTATCATGATTCATCGTGCTCTTTACGGTTCTATTGAACGTTTCTTAGGAATTTTAATTGAACATTTTGCCGGGAAATTTCCTCTCTGGATGAGCCCAAGGCAAGTGCGGATCATTCCTGTTGCAGATCGTCATCTCGATTATGGCTTAATGTTAAAAAACCATTTTCTCGCAGCTGGTTTTCATTGCGAATTAGATAATTCTCATGAGTCTGTGAGCAAAAAAATACGCCTTGCACAAATTGAAAAAGTCAACTATATGCTCACGATAGGAGATCAAGAGATCTCTCATCAAACCATGACACTGCGTACACGTGATAATGTGATTCATGGTGAAATATCTTTAGAGAGGTTGTTAGAAGCAATGAATCAAGAAAAAGCCAACCGTGCTCTTCTTTCTCCTTGGAGACAAGAATGA
- a CDS encoding ParA family protein has protein sequence MKTIAISSFKGGTAKTSTTLHLGTALSRYYDASVLLIDFDAQANLTAGLGFDPDEFDSLSATLQGEKEIQEIIQKTEDPHLHLIPADTWLERVEMTSPLAGDRYSHERLKSILTGLSYDYVLIDTPPSLCWLTESALIAADHVLISATPEFYSIKGLERLSQFIHSISERHPLRILGVAISFWNPRGKNNQAFIDLIEKTFPGKLLDIKIRRDIAISEASIHGKAVFSTHPTSRAVEDYLALTEEFLIRIGMKVPI, from the coding sequence ATGAAAACGATTGCCATCAGTAGCTTTAAAGGAGGAACAGCTAAAACTTCAACCACTTTACACCTCGGAACAGCTCTTTCTCGTTACTATGATGCCTCTGTACTCCTTATTGATTTCGATGCACAAGCTAATCTAACAGCAGGTTTGGGCTTTGATCCCGATGAATTTGACAGCCTCTCAGCTACCCTACAAGGAGAAAAAGAGATTCAAGAGATTATCCAAAAAACAGAGGATCCTCATCTTCATTTGATTCCAGCGGATACTTGGTTAGAAAGAGTGGAAATGACGAGTCCGCTTGCTGGAGATCGTTATTCTCACGAACGTTTAAAATCTATCTTAACTGGTCTTTCCTATGATTATGTCCTTATCGATACCCCCCCTTCTCTTTGTTGGCTCACTGAATCTGCTTTAATTGCTGCAGACCATGTGTTAATCTCTGCAACTCCTGAATTTTACAGTATTAAAGGATTAGAACGGCTCTCTCAATTTATCCATTCGATTTCAGAGCGTCATCCTCTGCGTATTCTTGGCGTGGCAATTTCATTCTGGAATCCTCGTGGGAAAAATAACCAAGCATTCATTGATCTTATTGAGAAAACATTTCCAGGAAAATTATTGGATATAAAGATCCGGCGCGATATCGCTATTTCAGAAGCTTCTATTCATGGGAAAGCAGTTTTTAGTACTCATCCCACAAGTCGTGCTGTCGAAGATTATCTAGCTCTTACTGAAGAATTCTTAATTAGAATAGGCATGAAGGTGCCCATATAG
- a CDS encoding CT583 family protein, with amino-acid sequence MVKITSILNERFRKKKKLKMAELAEKTTEGNLTVFSGIFGIKKLAEKDCELLSTLLQKFSHDKNADLSKDLKRLIAITSEVKAINNQAAILHGERIKQVQTMLKDYRDGAFTAWLITAYGNRQTPYNFLQYYEFHSKIPKTLHPQIDAMPRQAVYTLASRLGCLTKKEEIVRNYNGESKEEVIALIRSIFPLDQKDRRKENVGESTLKTLRNLVTLFKNSPIKMTQTQKHSMCELIELLSSLVETCEIK; translated from the coding sequence ATGGTAAAAATCACATCGATTTTAAATGAACGTTTTCGAAAGAAAAAGAAATTGAAAATGGCAGAGCTAGCTGAAAAAACAACAGAGGGCAATCTTACAGTATTTTCAGGAATTTTTGGCATTAAAAAATTGGCAGAAAAAGATTGCGAACTCCTCTCCACTCTTCTCCAAAAATTTTCTCATGATAAGAATGCCGATCTGTCAAAAGATTTAAAAAGACTGATCGCGATTACCTCTGAAGTGAAAGCGATCAACAATCAAGCAGCGATTTTACATGGTGAAAGGATTAAACAAGTCCAAACCATGCTTAAAGACTATCGTGATGGAGCTTTTACTGCTTGGCTCATCACAGCTTACGGTAATCGACAAACTCCTTATAATTTTTTGCAATACTACGAATTTCATTCAAAAATTCCTAAAACGCTTCATCCTCAAATTGATGCTATGCCTAGGCAAGCGGTTTATACATTAGCTAGTCGTCTAGGTTGTTTGACGAAAAAAGAAGAAATCGTGCGCAATTACAACGGGGAAAGTAAAGAAGAAGTCATCGCTTTGATCCGCTCAATCTTTCCACTCGATCAGAAAGATAGACGAAAAGAAAATGTCGGAGAGTCGACTCTCAAAACTCTACGCAACCTTGTGACACTTTTCAAAAATTCTCCAATAAAAATGACTCAAACACAAAAACATTCAATGTGTGAACTCATCGAACTATTGAGTTCTCTCGTTGAAACATGTGAAATAAAATAA
- a CDS encoding DUF5414 family protein gives MSEQIRKKMVFDEQMILLFEGNMRRIFSMTITPSTYREIQNSILNCVNQNKDLGNFFFETLLTGQIKVSIPNEKHYEILEDVIKHFTIPARLAKEVYERGEFVNIITSDVIKQDQAPILLNRVRRIDGKEFVFMSNVQNTVELIQHFVHRLCEMSHQEKNKEILCKYKKEIETITESLKQCTL, from the coding sequence ATGTCTGAACAAATACGAAAAAAAATGGTTTTTGATGAACAAATGATTCTGCTGTTTGAAGGGAATATGAGAAGAATTTTCTCCATGACAATTACTCCTTCCACTTACAGAGAAATTCAGAATAGTATTTTAAATTGCGTCAATCAAAACAAAGATCTTGGAAATTTTTTTTTTGAAACTCTTTTGACAGGACAGATCAAAGTTTCAATTCCCAATGAAAAACATTATGAAATTCTAGAAGATGTGATCAAACATTTTACTATTCCTGCTCGTCTTGCAAAAGAGGTTTATGAACGTGGAGAATTTGTCAATATTATTACTTCTGATGTGATCAAACAAGACCAAGCTCCTATCCTTTTAAATAGAGTCCGTAGAATTGATGGAAAAGAATTTGTATTCATGTCCAATGTCCAGAATACTGTTGAGCTTATCCAACATTTTGTTCATCGTCTATGTGAAATGAGCCATCAAGAAAAAAATAAAGAGATTTTATGCAAATATAAAAAAGAAATTGAAACGATTACTGAATCTCTAAAACAATGTACTTTATAA